A region of Candidatus Defluviilinea gracilis DNA encodes the following proteins:
- a CDS encoding cytochrome b5 has product MDIPERVIPTRELRKQNGERGARKFIAYKGVVYDVTDCPKWRLDLHENLHFPGQDLTSELPDAPHEEDVFIRPCVKAVGRLES; this is encoded by the coding sequence ATGGATATTCCCGAGCGCGTCATACCCACCCGCGAACTACGCAAACAAAACGGCGAACGCGGCGCGCGAAAATTTATCGCGTACAAGGGCGTCGTGTACGATGTGACCGATTGCCCGAAATGGCGGCTCGATCTGCATGAAAACTTGCACTTCCCCGGGCAAGACCTCACCAGCGAACTCCCCGACGCGCCTCACGAGGAGGATGTGTTTATCCGTCCATGCGTGAAAGCGGTCGGCAGGTTGGAAAGTTAG
- a CDS encoding DUF3048 C-terminal domain-containing protein, whose product MSLRNCNSRGDPSGLPARHTQHRTNTNNRHVWHWRVAPASGDCHLRSDSHLHWLIVFFLLLVSCAPTTATQPAPTNTLEPTSPPPPTQTIEPPQLINPLTGLHVQDPSLLELPALLVSISHFPVTARPQAGLSFSPLVFEIYITEGATRFLTTFYGEFPAPESPVTGGCDTRREIFTQTNFILGNRAWLDANQNNMQDAWERGVGGVCVNLYDANLNLLQQTTTDSNGYYGFNVSAGTYHIAVANPPQLEFAQKHVGDESRDSDVDPASGWSDAVNVESTLLSLDVGLIQSSDILPSSTTLPEPKIGPIRSGRLVYADIAAMFTNSCLIYALASPEVLTELPQCVLVTHDIQGGGYMYGIDNLPAVARNYKEPKITIDYTSNTFSEEPPAGGMIADELHVFIAYLNQSGWEYDALSQSYWRSVDDASSDTAGILHPEVDRLTNRQLQFENVVVLFAKHDVVSPTNLDIHLEANLTGDAILFRDGLRYDIRWSTELSEEEIQTGVRKPIRFLYAGEDKLFPLKFGQTWVIVVTPETTVTEEFSSEWLLRFAQPEGAK is encoded by the coding sequence ATGAGTTTGAGAAATTGTAACAGTAGGGGCGACCCGTCTGGGCTTCCCGCGCGTCATACACAGCATCGTACAAACACTAACAATCGTCACGTTTGGCATTGGCGGGTCGCCCCTGCTTCAGGTGACTGTCACTTACGAAGTGACAGTCACCTGCATTGGCTCATAGTATTTTTTCTCCTCCTCGTCAGTTGCGCACCCACCACCGCAACACAACCCGCGCCAACGAACACCCTCGAGCCAACCTCTCCCCCGCCGCCGACACAAACCATCGAACCTCCGCAACTCATCAATCCGCTCACGGGCTTGCACGTGCAAGACCCGTCACTGCTCGAACTTCCCGCGCTACTCGTATCGATCTCGCATTTCCCCGTCACCGCGCGGCCGCAGGCGGGCTTGTCGTTTTCGCCGCTCGTGTTCGAGATCTACATCACCGAAGGCGCGACGCGGTTCCTCACAACTTTTTATGGCGAATTCCCCGCGCCCGAATCGCCCGTCACTGGCGGATGCGATACGCGCCGCGAAATTTTCACGCAGACAAATTTCATCCTCGGCAACCGCGCATGGCTCGATGCGAATCAAAACAACATGCAAGACGCGTGGGAACGCGGCGTCGGCGGCGTGTGCGTCAACCTCTACGACGCGAATCTCAACCTGCTCCAACAAACGACGACCGACAGCAACGGCTATTATGGATTCAACGTGAGCGCGGGCACATATCACATCGCGGTTGCGAATCCCCCGCAGTTGGAGTTCGCGCAGAAACATGTCGGGGATGAGAGTCGGGATTCCGATGTGGATCCAGCCTCGGGGTGGAGCGACGCGGTGAACGTCGAATCCACGCTTCTTTCTCTGGACGTCGGCTTGATTCAGTCCAGCGACATTCTCCCATCTTCGACGACTCTCCCCGAACCCAAGATCGGACCGATCCGCTCGGGGCGACTCGTGTACGCAGACATCGCGGCGATGTTTACCAACTCATGCCTGATCTACGCGCTCGCCTCGCCCGAAGTGTTGACGGAACTTCCGCAGTGCGTGCTGGTGACGCATGATATTCAGGGCGGCGGATATATGTATGGAATTGACAACCTGCCCGCCGTTGCGCGAAATTACAAAGAGCCAAAGATTACCATTGATTACACGAGCAACACATTTTCAGAGGAGCCGCCCGCGGGAGGAATGATTGCCGATGAACTGCATGTATTCATCGCTTATTTGAATCAATCGGGCTGGGAATACGACGCGCTCTCGCAAAGTTACTGGCGATCGGTGGATGATGCAAGTTCAGACACAGCGGGCATCCTGCATCCCGAAGTGGATCGTTTGACGAATCGCCAACTGCAATTCGAGAACGTGGTCGTTCTGTTTGCGAAACACGATGTTGTTTCCCCCACCAATTTGGATATTCATCTCGAGGCAAACCTAACGGGCGACGCGATTCTATTCCGCGATGGATTGCGATACGACATCCGCTGGAGCACCGAACTCAGCGAAGAGGAAATTCAAACGGGCGTTCGCAAGCCGATTCGGTTTTTGTATGCGGGTGAGGATAAATTATTCCCGCTCAAATTTGGTCAAACATGGGTGATCGTCGTCACGCCTGAGACAACGGTGACGGAAGAATTCTCTAGCGAATGGTTGTTGCGATTCGCGCAACCTGAAGGGGCGAAATAA
- a CDS encoding DUF2726 domain-containing protein: protein MGKFFEKFFMALRNILLAIREFIDSLIGDNQETPSQTLEREEKRDVARPVELGISSHDQPAYKKKQYVITYREKVLLESLRQAVEDKYTILMKVRMGDFITLRNEPENRKFHENQIMCKHVDFLLCSRNNIEPILVIELDDSSHKIYYNAERDRFKDETFRAIGLPFIRMKVQEKYDPTELRKQIQERISFISQ, encoded by the coding sequence ATGGGTAAGTTTTTTGAAAAGTTTTTCATGGCTCTTCGAAATATTCTTTTAGCAATTCGCGAATTCATAGATTCGCTTATTGGAGATAATCAAGAAACGCCTTCCCAAACACTGGAACGGGAAGAAAAACGCGATGTAGCAAGACCAGTAGAGTTGGGCATCTCAAGCCACGACCAGCCAGCATATAAGAAAAAACAATATGTAATTACATATCGAGAAAAAGTCTTGCTGGAATCTCTGCGGCAGGCAGTTGAGGATAAATACACCATACTTATGAAGGTGCGAATGGGAGATTTCATCACCCTTAGAAACGAACCTGAGAATCGTAAATTTCACGAGAATCAAATTATGTGCAAACACGTTGACTTTTTACTTTGTAGCAGAAACAACATTGAGCCAATACTTGTTATAGAACTTGATGACAGTAGTCACAAAATATACTATAACGCGGAACGTGATAGGTTTAAAGATGAAACATTTAGGGCGATTGGGCTACCATTTATTCGAATGAAAGTACAAGAAAAGTACGACCCAACCGAGTTAAGAAAACAGATACAGGAAAGGATTTCTTTCATTTCCCAATGA
- a CDS encoding SH3 domain-containing protein, which produces MANLIGPDVSFYQDAETTPQGINFVKMKQTAGYVIIRSGQNVWVDSDFRTNWTGAKGAGLPRGSYWFYDSRANPTDQADLWYSTFDGDLGELPLFADFEEAYGGAYTGWKHWKTFLERIKSRVGNHEIGIYTAYYYWVRNAPNATTDAANLAYFKQYPLWVANYGVTTPLVPKPWDANGWTFWQFTDSGDGDLYGVESSRIDLNYFNGDLAAFNTRFKLGTPPPPPPGPVWYKVTASALNVRSGPGTTFGVIGLLKQDEVVEGLAISADGAWAKIRRESDGLVGWASRQYLIVTSAPPPPPPPPGDEEWFKVTASALNMREGPGTEYRSLGLVYRNEVVQRLDTSDDGKWYQVKRSYDGFTGWASKDYLEATTAPPPVSEEKYDWYQVTATTLNVREGPSSSFKVIGYLTKGETVKSLEISTSGWHKIEKVDGFTGWASGQFLNNVGKTPATAMQKLFKGVLYYRKTRSTPRRLVSHTLVLDLKGATFEFLVTPPLRATEPFLCTQTTSKFLEKNKLHIAINADGFYTLDPAAYPPATYCAGGGEPAKLVGMAASRGKQYSTKAPGRPIMYISQKNVVTFDKLTGGAFNAITGDRYLVTKGKKVASLESNSMDPRTAIGVSQNGRYLVIVVVDGREFSEGATFPELADLLLAHSVYTGVALDGGGSSAMIVKGADGKPRAANKLMNDNIPGNEREVGNHLGAFIK; this is translated from the coding sequence ATGGCAAATCTCATTGGACCAGATGTCAGTTTCTATCAGGACGCCGAAACCACCCCGCAGGGAATCAATTTTGTAAAGATGAAGCAAACAGCGGGGTATGTCATCATTCGCTCCGGGCAGAATGTGTGGGTCGATTCCGATTTCAGAACCAACTGGACCGGCGCCAAAGGCGCGGGCTTGCCGCGCGGCTCCTATTGGTTTTACGACAGCCGCGCCAACCCGACTGACCAGGCAGACCTGTGGTATTCCACGTTCGATGGCGACCTCGGCGAACTGCCCTTATTTGCCGATTTTGAAGAAGCCTACGGCGGCGCATACACCGGCTGGAAACACTGGAAAACATTTTTAGAACGGATCAAATCGCGCGTTGGCAACCATGAGATCGGAATTTACACCGCGTATTATTATTGGGTGCGGAACGCGCCCAACGCAACCACCGACGCCGCCAACCTAGCCTATTTCAAGCAATATCCCCTGTGGGTTGCGAACTATGGCGTGACCACGCCGCTTGTGCCAAAACCCTGGGATGCCAACGGCTGGACGTTCTGGCAATTCACCGACAGCGGCGACGGAGATTTATATGGCGTGGAAAGTTCGCGCATCGACTTGAACTATTTCAACGGCGATCTTGCCGCCTTCAACACGCGATTCAAACTCGGAACGCCTCCTCCTCCGCCTCCGGGTCCGGTGTGGTACAAGGTTACCGCCTCAGCCCTCAACGTGCGTTCCGGTCCCGGTACCACGTTTGGCGTTATCGGGTTATTGAAACAGGATGAAGTGGTGGAAGGACTCGCCATTTCCGCCGATGGGGCGTGGGCGAAGATTCGGCGCGAGTCGGATGGACTCGTGGGCTGGGCTTCGCGTCAATATCTGATCGTGACATCCGCTCCTCCACCTCCGCCGCCTCCGCCGGGGGACGAGGAGTGGTTCAAGGTCACCGCTTCGGCATTGAACATGCGCGAAGGACCAGGCACGGAATACCGCTCACTGGGTCTGGTATATCGCAATGAAGTTGTGCAACGGCTCGACACCTCGGACGACGGCAAGTGGTATCAGGTCAAGCGGTCGTACGATGGGTTTACCGGTTGGGCGTCGAAAGATTATCTGGAAGCGACTACCGCGCCTCCGCCTGTTTCAGAAGAAAAGTATGACTGGTATCAAGTGACCGCGACCACGCTCAATGTTCGCGAGGGACCCTCGTCGTCATTTAAAGTAATCGGCTATCTGACGAAGGGCGAAACTGTGAAATCGCTGGAGATTTCAACCAGCGGCTGGCATAAGATCGAAAAAGTGGATGGGTTTACCGGTTGGGCTTCCGGACAGTTCCTGAACAACGTGGGGAAAACGCCCGCCACAGCGATGCAGAAGTTGTTCAAAGGCGTGTTGTATTATCGCAAGACGCGCTCCACTCCGCGACGCCTGGTCTCTCACACGCTGGTGCTCGACCTGAAAGGGGCGACGTTCGAGTTCCTTGTCACGCCGCCGCTTCGAGCCACCGAGCCGTTCTTATGCACTCAAACCACCTCGAAGTTCCTTGAGAAGAACAAGTTGCACATCGCCATCAACGCGGACGGTTTTTACACGCTCGACCCCGCCGCTTATCCTCCCGCAACGTATTGCGCGGGCGGCGGCGAGCCGGCCAAACTTGTGGGCATGGCGGCTTCACGCGGCAAGCAATATTCCACAAAAGCGCCGGGCCGCCCGATCATGTACATTAGTCAGAAGAATGTGGTTACATTCGACAAATTAACAGGCGGCGCATTCAATGCGATCACCGGCGACCGCTATTTGGTGACGAAAGGTAAAAAGGTTGCATCGCTTGAATCCAACAGCATGGATCCGCGCACGGCGATCGGCGTCAGTCAGAATGGCCGTTACCTCGTGATCGTGGTGGTGGATGGGCGTGAATTCAGCGAAGGCGCCACCTTCCCTGAATTGGCTGACCTGTTGCTGGCGCATAGCGTCTACACGGGCGTCGCGCTGGATGGCGGCGGCTCATCGGCGATGATCGTCAAAGGCGCGGACGGAAAACCGCGCGCGGCGAACAAGTTGATGAACGATAATATCCCCGGTAATGAAAGAGAAGTCGGCAACCATCTCGGCGCGTTCATTAAATAG
- a CDS encoding HIT domain-containing protein, translating to MNHLWSPWRMEYIENHDKAEGCVFCIAQAMEDSAENLIAYRGERAFVILNRYPYTSGHLMVIPFVHKPNLEELDSATRAEMIELTSRCTTALKNIYHPQGFNVGVNIGEAAGAGVKEHVHIHIVPRWKGDTNFMSTVGETRVLPEELESTYERVKNEFEKL from the coding sequence ATGAATCACCTCTGGTCACCGTGGCGTATGGAATACATCGAAAATCACGACAAAGCAGAAGGCTGTGTGTTTTGCATTGCGCAAGCGATGGAAGACAGCGCGGAGAACCTCATCGCGTATCGCGGCGAGCGGGCGTTTGTGATCCTCAACCGCTATCCCTACACGAGCGGACATTTGATGGTCATCCCCTTCGTCCATAAGCCAAATCTCGAAGAGTTGGATTCAGCGACCCGCGCCGAAATGATCGAGTTGACTTCGCGCTGTACGACCGCGTTGAAAAACATCTACCACCCGCAGGGATTCAACGTCGGCGTGAACATCGGCGAAGCGGCGGGCGCGGGCGTGAAGGAACACGTCCACATCCACATCGTGCCGCGCTGGAAGGGCGACACGAACTTCATGTCAACAGTGGGGGAAACGCGGGTGCTGCCTGAGGAACTTGAATCAACGTATGAGCGCGTGAAGAATGAGTTTGAGAAATTGTAA